The sequence AAGGAGTGAATACCTTACAAAATATGAATGCGGATGACATTTTTGAAAATGGGATTCGTATGGTGATTATCGGTGCTGAAAGACAACTTGATATTAAAATGCAAACTTAACTCTATACTGCTTTAAGCAACTGTTCTATTTAGTAATAAAGCTTTTATCCTTAATTATTTAACATAATAGAGGTGGTCCCACTTGTTTGAACAACTAAAAGCGTATTTATAAGTGATATTCCGCTCTAGTTAAGCCACCTTGTTTTGTTGGGGTAGCTGATCATAGTAAAACTCATTTGGTGTCATTTTGTCTAGACTCGAATGAGGTCGTTTCAAATTATAAAACTCAAAATATGCACTTAATTGCTTTTTCGCATCTGTGACACTGCTATAAGCTTTGAGATACACCTCTTCATATTTAACGCTCCGCCATAATCGTTCAACCATCACATTATCTACCCATCGACCTTTACCATCCATACTGATTTGAATGCCATTTGATTTCAATACATCAATAAATGCATCACTGGTAAACTGGCTGCCTTGGTCTGTATTAAATATTTCAGGTCGACCATATTTTTCAATCGCTTCATTTAAAGCCGAAATACAAAAATCCACCTCCATACTAATCGATACCCTATGCGCAAGTACCTTGCGGCTATGCCAATCAATCACAGCACATAAATAAACAAAGCCTTTTGCCATAGGGATATACGTTATATCCGTAGACCACACTTGATTACTGCGCTGAATAGCCAACCCTTTGAGCAGATATGGATATTTACGGTGAGCTTGATTAGCCTGGCTTAAATTTGGTTTGCAATATAACGCCTGAATACCCATTTTCTTCATTAAAGTACGTGTATGACGTCGTCCTATATGATGTCCTTGACGATTCAACAAATCACGCATCATACGACTGCCTGCAAAAGGATATTGCATATGTAATTCATCAATACATCGCATCAGCTTCAGATCTGATGCACTCACAGGTTTTGGGCGATAGTAATAACAACCACGGGAGACTTTCAGCAGCTTAGCTTGCTTAGATACTGAAATCTGAAGTGAGTCGTCGATTAACTTTTGTGGTTGAAGCGGCCCAGTTTCTTCAACACACCTTCTAAAAAATCAATTTCTAATGCCTGCTCACCGATTTTTGCATGTAGTTTTTTTAGATCGATGGGTGGTTCTGTTGGAGCTTTTGATTGATCGAAAGCTTGCGAGGAAGCTGAGATCAATTGATTTTTCCAGTCAATAATTTGGTTTTGATGAACATCAAACTCAGCACTCAATTCAGCAAGTGTTTTTTCTGCTTTAATCGCAGCAAGTGCTACCTTAGCTTTAAAATCATTTGAATGATTTCTTCTTGGTCTACGTGCCATAAAATACTCCATATATTGATGTTTATAACATCATTTGAGGAGCAGAATATCACTTATAGGAGTTGTTCAAATTTACGGATCCATCTCTTAATAGAGCTTATACGAAACGTGTTTTTAATATTACTTTAAGATCAGTATCTTATCGTTATTCATACCCTCTGGAACGTTCTCGTTCAACCGACTTGGAAACAAGTCGGTTTCTTTTTAAGCAAAACTGTAACTTTTAGCCAATAAAATTGATCAAAAAACATTCGTTTTTACATTTTTTCCTGATTTCTCAAGGGTCACAGTTCAGAAATAATCCCCAATTTCTGCGGACAACTCTTGGGATAAAAAGTGACCAAACTTGTACGTTTTGGCGCACATTCATTCAGGTGCTTTGCGTCTATGCCATTCTTCATCAATTTCTTATCATGGGGACATAGAGAGCAGGATGCTCCAGATAAGAATAATAAGATCAGATACAAGGAATGTGAGGTACGACAGGAGTTATACCTAAGCATCAAATACGAAAAACCCCGACAGGATGTCGGGGTTTTTTATTGTCCGAATGTTCTCGAAAAATCAGTATTATGCTCATTTTAGAAAAATTAAATGTTCTAAGCTATGCCACCTTATTGCTATTAACCAATACGTTAATACCAACAAATATGGTTAAGACTGATTGCAAGAAACTTGCAATAAATAATCCAACGAAAAACTTCAATAAAATTGACAAATTAATAGCTTCTGTTTTAGCAAAACCAAGTATTGATAGAAAGCCGGCCAAAGATAGGTAGATAAGACACGATACCCATAAACAAGCAAAAGCTACTCCGAACTTTCTACGGTAGTTATTAACTCCTGGCTTAGATAGTCCGTATACCAACGTTACAATCATTGCTACGATTCCAAACATTGCTATTGAGTAACTCAATAGCGCAGTTGCAAGATCTTTGGAATTTTTATAGAAGCTAAAAGTAAAAAAGTTATTGAGATAGTGGAAATAGGCACACTCTATCAGAAGCCCAATTAGCGGGGTTGTAAAGATAAGCAATACGATCATCCATCTGTTCTGGGACTTCTTGTTCATACTCTTCAACCTTATCTTTTAGCTCTACATTATTCTCAATTTTTTCCTTTATCTCATCGAAAACCTTACTTTCTTCAGTGCTTTTAATCTCGTCATATAGTGCACCAGCACTATGGATATAAAAATCTTTTACATTATCTTCAAGATTTTGTTTTCCTCGTAAAATAATGCCTTTGATACCATCATCCTCCATAGATACCAATGTTTTTTTAATAGTGTCAGTTAAAGATTTCCTTGATGCCGGCTTAATAATGATTTCAAAACTTTCAATAACTTCTAGATCATTAGGATTAGTCGATCCTAAGAAAAATTCTTTAAATGATTCCCCTAGACTACTATCTTTACGAACTAAAAACCGTGTAGTTCCAATAAATGGTAGTGTCATAGCCTGATTCTTTGTAATTTCAGTTTTCAAAGGATGAACAACAAAACTAATATCCTGAATTCTGAGCATAACAAGTAAGTTATTTATATACATTTGGAATGCTGTAAACTTTGGAGAAAGTACTCTTGATGCAAATCCAAATACTCTTAGTGTTGGATGAAAATACACATACGATGCAAACCCTAAACTCTCATCTTTACTTAATAAAGACTGAATCTCATAAGCCTTAATTTCATCGTCTTTCTTCTCAATTCTTTTAATAATTTCTCTATCTTTAGTCTGTACAAATAAATAAAAGCTATTTACGACAGGAAGTAAATATAGGTTTTCGCCAGAATGTCGGTTTTGCTTAGCGAATGGTAAAGCTTCATTCGAAGTTGATGATTTAATAAAATCATTGATCTCCATTCTAAATTGGCTTTTATCTTCAAATTTTTCAAAACAATAAGTAAAGTAGTTAAGTTTCAAGTGTTAATCCCCTCATTAATCAAAACATAATATCTTAAATATCAACTAAAAGTGCTCACCTTTAAGGGCGTGTAAAGAACCTAGTTCTTATATTATTTCCACATATCAATCTTAGTCTGGTACAGCTCCACAAATGTTAGCTGTCTCACGACAAATTTTTTCATAAGTTTTACTTTCAAAAAAAACTTGCAATCATATGCATTCATTATCAATATATCATTTTGTCCTAGGACAGCGGACACTGTGAATTAAAATGCTTAAGTCTCAAGATATTCTTGTTTTAGTAAAGTTGCTATCTATTCAAAATGGATTACGTACATCGTCAAACTTCAGTAGGACCTATAGCAACGATTACTCGGACTTCTATTTAAAAAGATCTCTTAGCCATCTGTTGTCAGTTAGAGGACTGGCCGAATCTATTGTTATGGGTAAAAGTGAAGTATCAGAATGCATTAAACGATTAGTAAAAGTTGGCCTACTAGTTATTCACAATCAAAACTTTTCTCAAAGATTGGACTTAGCTAGTCTGGATTGGGATATTAATAAAAGGGGATTTTTCCATTTAGTCATTTATAGTTTTCAATATTTTTTCCCAGCAGAACTAAAATCAATGGATTTTGGGCTTCCTACAGCATTTTCTAAAGAAGGTCTAAATTCTCTCTTAGCATATAGCTCTCCAGTACCTTATATTTGGCCAATACAAACCTATAAATCTATTTCAGGCATAGCAGTTGAACCTATGCATAAATCAATACCATATGCAGCAATTAATGATGAATATCTCTATGAAATATTTGCAATAATTGATATTTTTAGAATGGGTTCTCCTAGAGAGAAACATATCGCAGAAAAACTATTTTTAGACATTTTAGGCTTGTAAAACGAATGAACTCACCATTAATTATAATGCTAGAAAAAGTAGCAAATGCCCTAACTCAAGATCTTAGGCAGGAAATGGTATTCATTGGTGGATGTACTACTAGTCTACTGTTAGATCCTGAAAATCATTCATTAGCTACAAGATACACATATGATGTGGATCTAATTGTAGATATAACAACTCATGCAGAATGGTATTCACTAGAAGAGAAGATTCGGAAATTAGGTTTCGTGAATGATCAAAATGATAATATTTTATGTCGCTATAGATTAGGGAATGACTTGATTGTTGACTTTATGCCTACAGATTCAAATATCTTAGGTTTTAGTAACTATTGGTATGAACAAGCTATTACTCACAAGATTACGTATTGTCTACCAAATAAAACTGAAATAAACATACTCGAATCCCCATATTTTTTGGCTACAAAATTTGAAGCTTACAAAGGTCGAGGAAATAATGACCCCTTAATGAGTAAAGATATAGAAGATATTTTAACTGTATGTATGGGTCGAAGCTCTCTAGTTGAAGAAATATACTCTAGCCCTCAAGAGTTAAGAGATTATCTCTCTAATGTACTATTAGAGTTACACCATCATTCAGAATTTGAAATTGTCTTAGATGATCAATGTCGATATGGTTCAAAAGAAAGAGTTAGGCAAGTTATAAACGCAATAATCAAACAATGGAATAAAGCTTTCTAATGATTTTTTTCCATTTTACTCATAATCAATGCCTTCCTAACAAACATGGAATAGATGGAACCGGTGAACTTAAATCTAATCCGCTTTTAGAACTTTGCTATGTAATTGATGGACATAGTAAACATCCCAATAGCGCTATTCTGGTATCTAATTTCCATAAATTTATTCTGGAAAAAAAAGAAGAATTTACAGATTTAATAAATGAAGATGAGGTAATTAGAGAATTCCTTGAAAGAGTAATTAAAGAATTTCACAAATCTCAATATAGACAGCTCATCCCAGCAGCCATGAGTATCTGCCTAATCATTTTTAGTCCCCAAAAGGTCTACAGTGTGCATCTAGGAGACTGCCGTTTAGGTCTAATTTTTGAAAAAAAGTTAGAGTGGTTAACTTATCCACATAATTTAACAATGTGCCGGATTATAGATATTGAAACTTTAGACTTAGAAGAAACATTAAGATCTTCAGCTGATAATCATATTGTAACTAATTCTTTAAATACTAAACGCCTAAAAAAAATTGAAATAAATGTATTTAATAGAAAAAAAGGAACATATCTTTTAGCAACAGATGGTTTATGGAAATTAGAGGTTCATAAAATTCTATCAACTGTAAAAAATAAAGAAAACTATAAT is a genomic window of Acinetobacter chinensis containing:
- a CDS encoding IS3-like element ISAba14 family transposase (programmed frameshift), with product MARRPRRNHSNDFKAKVALAAIKAEKTLAELSAEFDVHQNQIIDWKNQLISASSQAFDQSKAPTEPPIDLKKLHAKIGEQALEIGFFRRCVEETGPLQPQKLIDDSLQISVSKQAKLLKVSRGCYYYRPKPVSASDLKLMRCIDELHMQYPFAGSRMMRDLLNRQGHHIGRRHTRTLMKKMGIQALYCKPNLSQANQAHRKYPYLLKGLAIQRSNQVWSTDITYIPMAKGFVYLCAVIDWHSRKVLAHRVSISMEVDFCISALNEAIEKYGRPEIFNTDQGSQFTSDAFIDVLKSNGIQISMDGKGRWVDNVMVERLWRSVKYEEVYLKAYSSVTDAKKQLSAYFEFYNLKRPHSSLDKMTPNEFYYDQLPQQNKVA
- a CDS encoding MarR family transcriptional regulator, which translates into the protein MGKSEVSECIKRLVKVGLLVIHNQNFSQRLDLASLDWDINKRGFFHLVIYSFQYFFPAELKSMDFGLPTAFSKEGLNSLLAYSSPVPYIWPIQTYKSISGIAVEPMHKSIPYAAINDEYLYEIFAIIDIFRMGSPREKHIAEKLFLDILGL
- a CDS encoding PP2C family serine/threonine-protein phosphatase, whose product is MIFFHFTHNQCLPNKHGIDGTGELKSNPLLELCYVIDGHSKHPNSAILVSNFHKFILEKKEEFTDLINEDEVIREFLERVIKEFHKSQYRQLIPAAMSICLIIFSPQKVYSVHLGDCRLGLIFEKKLEWLTYPHNLTMCRIIDIETLDLEETLRSSADNHIVTNSLNTKRLKKIEINVFNRKKGTYLLATDGLWKLEVHKILSTVKNKENYNEIDDLAFIIAND